GGCTCGCCCGACTGGCGGGCCAGGTAATCCTCGATGGCCGCGTGCAGGGCGTCGGCGCCGAGGTTCGAGCAGTGCAGCTTCTGCGTGGGCAGGCCGCCCAGCTCCTCGGCGACCATCTCGTTGGTGATCTCCATCGCCTCGGCGATGGTCTTTCCGATCGCCATCTCGCTCACCATGCTCGAGACGGCGATCGCCGCGCCGCAGCCGAAGGTCTTGAACCGCACGTCGGCGATCCGACCGTCCTCGACCTTGATCGCGAAGGTCATCATGTCCCCGCACACCGGATTGCCGACCTCGCCGACGCCGTCCGGATCGGCGATGTCGCCGACGTTGCGCGGATTCATGAAGTGGTCCATCACCTTGTCACTGTACATCGGCATCGTCGTTCTCTTTCCTGTAGAGTGGTGACATCTCGCGGAGCCGCGCCGCGATCGGCGCGAGCGCCTCGATGACGCGGTCGGCCTCCGACACCGTGTTCTCCGGGCCGGCCGAGAAGACCAGCGACCCCTGCGCCGTGGCGGCATCGAGGCCGATCGCCTCGAGCACGCTGCTTCCCTTGAGGCTCTTCGACGTGCAGGCGGAGCCGCTCGCCGCCCGGATTCCCGCCCGGTCGAGGAAGAGCAGCAGCGCCTCGCCCTCGACGTAGCGGACGCAGACGCTCGCGTGGCCGGGGAGCCGGCGCTCGGGATGGCCGGTGACGACGACGTCGTCGATCGCCGCCGGGATCCCGGCGAGCAGCCGGTCGCGCACGGGGTTCACCCGTCCGGCATGGCGCGGCAGCTCCTCCGCGGCGAGGGCGGCAGCCACGCCCATCCCGGCGATCGCGGGGATGTTCTCCTGGCCGGCGCGCTTGCCGCGCTCCTGGATCCCCCCGGCGACGAGGGGCACGAGCGGCGTTCCCTTCCCGACGACGAGGGCGGCGGCCCCGGGGGGACCGCCGAAGTTCTGGGCGGCCACCGTCATGGCGTCGACGCCGAGGGCCGCGATGTCCGTCTCGATCGCTCCCGCCGTCCCCCACGCGTCGGTGTGCATCGGCACGCCCGCGTCGCGGCAGAGGGCCGCCAGGTCGGCGATCGGCTCGATCGTCCCGATCTCCGTGCTCGCGTGGAGAATCGAGACGAGGGCGGCGCCCTTCCCGAGCTCCCTGGCGAGATCGTCGGGGGAGACCAGGCCGTGTCCGTCGACGGGGAGGACGACGAGCTCGAAGCCCTCCTTCCCGAGAATGCGCGCGGGCTCGGAGACGGAGACGTGCTCGACGGCGGAGACGATGATGCGGTTGGAGCGCTTCAGCCGGCCGCGCGCGATCCCCCGGACGGCGAGGTTGTTCGCCTCCGATCCCGTCGCGGTGAAGATCACGCCCTGCGGATCGGCGCCGACGAGGGCGGCCACGCGCGAGCGCGCCTCGAGGAGGACGTCCGCCGCCAGCTGGCCGCGTTCGTGGACGCTCTGCGGATTGCCGAATCCGTCGCAAAGCAGCCGGGTCATCGTCTCGACGGCGGCGGGGCGAACCGGCGATGCGGCGATATGGTCGAGATATATCTCGTTTTCGGCGTTCATCGTCCGATGCGCGGGCGGCCGCGTTTCCCCGGCGGCCGCTCGCCGGGCAGGGGTTGTCGTATCGGTCGTTACAGCACTAATCTAGACGATGTCCGGCCGAATGCAACCAAAAACGTCCCCGTGCCGGGGGGGAGCCGGTGCCGGACAACGCGGCGGGACGCGGCGAATTGTGCTATCATGCCGGTAAACGAACCGATCGGATCGAACGAAAGGGGCGAGGCGATGAGACGGTGGATCGGACGACGGAACGGATGGGCGCTGATCCTGCTCGCGGCGGCGTTCCTGCTCGCCGCGACCGGGGTGAACGCCCAGGAGAAGAAGAAGGACGACGGCAAACGCGACCGCGAGGCGGAACGGCGAACAAAGCGCCAAACGAACGGGGAAGACGACCGCGCAGGCGGGGAGGCGACACGGCCGAACCGCACGGACGGCGACCGGGATGTCAGGCGGACGCCCGTCGGCCGCCCCGACCGCGACACCGAGCGCCGCAGGCGGAAGGAAACGCCGGCCCGCCCGGCGGGCGGCGCCGGCGATCCCCCGGCCTCCCCGGTTGATCCGTCCGCTCGCCCGGCCGGGCCCGCCGCGAACGATCCCCTGCCGCCGGCGCGGGATCTCCGGCGATGGCGGCGGAAGGATCCCGTCGTCCCGTCCGGCGAGGCCGGAACGAAGACGAAGGAGAACCCCGACGACCGGCGGCGGATCGTGGACCCTGACGGGTCGCGCCCCGTCGTGGTTTCGCCGCGAAGCGGGCGGATACCGGGCGAGTTGGGCGGCGGAGCGATCCCGGACGGCGGCGGAACGT
This genomic window from Candidatus Krumholzibacteriota bacterium contains:
- the nifU gene encoding Fe-S cluster assembly scaffold protein NifU, whose translation is MYSDKVMDHFMNPRNVGDIADPDGVGEVGNPVCGDMMTFAIKVEDGRIADVRFKTFGCGAAIAVSSMVSEMAIGKTIAEAMEITNEMVAEELGGLPTQKLHCSNLGADALHAAIEDYLARQSGEPAPPSPARELERCPVCEESVEDEQPYCRKCKCILRPCSSCGKIVSADLSVCPHCGAGLDAAGNAKDRPGDA
- a CDS encoding cysteine desulfurase produces the protein MNAENEIYLDHIAASPVRPAAVETMTRLLCDGFGNPQSVHERGQLAADVLLEARSRVAALVGADPQGVIFTATGSEANNLAVRGIARGRLKRSNRIIVSAVEHVSVSEPARILGKEGFELVVLPVDGHGLVSPDDLARELGKGAALVSILHASTEIGTIEPIADLAALCRDAGVPMHTDAWGTAGAIETDIAALGVDAMTVAAQNFGGPPGAAALVVGKGTPLVPLVAGGIQERGKRAGQENIPAIAGMGVAAALAAEELPRHAGRVNPVRDRLLAGIPAAIDDVVVTGHPERRLPGHASVCVRYVEGEALLLFLDRAGIRAASGSACTSKSLKGSSVLEAIGLDAATAQGSLVFSAGPENTVSEADRVIEALAPIAARLREMSPLYRKENDDADVQ